A region from the Ascaphus truei isolate aAscTru1 unplaced genomic scaffold, aAscTru1.hap1 HAP1_SCAFFOLD_547, whole genome shotgun sequence genome encodes:
- the SMPD1 gene encoding sphingomyelin phosphodiesterase, whose protein sequence is MYQIDGGYPESSHMVLDHETYILNLTEANARVREEPRWTLLYSAVKTYGMKSAYPADWDGLLQRFLKDERLFQTFWYLHHKGHVEEVCHESCKSTLLCALRTGRSDDPQLCKDLRRPGQLLWKRPRFC, encoded by the coding sequence ATGTACCAGATTGATGGAGGGTACCCGGAGAGCTCGCACATGGTGTTGGACCACGAGACCTATATCCTTAACCTGACGGAAGCCAAtgcgagggtgagagaggagcCGCGCTGGACGCTTCTTTACAGCGCCGTAAAAACCTACGGCATGAAATCTGCATACCCGGCCGACTGGGACGGGCTACTTCAGCGATTCCTGAAGGATGAACGTCTCTTCCAGACATTCTGGTACCTGCACCACAAGGGCCACGTGGAGGAAGTGTGCCACGAATCCTGTAAGAGCACCCTCCTGTGCGCCCTGCGCACTGGCAGATCCGACGACCCCCAGCTGTGCAAAGACCTCCGGCGGCCAGGGCAGCTCCTCTGGAAACGCCCGCGGTTCTGctga